The DNA segment TATATTTTTAACGGTGAAAATTATAAAACGGGTACCGATAATCAACTCGCCGAAATTCGAAATAAAACGGTAGGGTTTGTCTTTCAAAACTTCAAATTAATACAAAATAACACAATTTATGAAAATGTATGTATTCCTCTTATGTATTCAGGACATAATGTACAGAAATTTCATGCACAAGTGATACAAACTTTAAATGATGTAGGCCTAGTGGAAAAAGAACATCTCGTGCCTAATAAATTATCTGGCGGTCAACAACAACGCGTGGCTATCGCACGTGCAATCATCAATCGTCCTAAATTTATTATTGCTGATGAACCAACCGGTGCACTCGATTCTAAAACCTCAAAAGATATTATTGATTTGTTTATTAAGTTAAATAAGCTATATAGGACGACGATTATATTGATAACACATGATCGAGCAGTTGCCGAAAAAGCAAATCGTATTATTCATATACATGATGGGCAGATCCAGCGAGAAGAGGTGGTTGGATGACACGTTTAACTAACATTATAATAATTTCTTTAAAATCGATTTTGAAAAATAAACGTCGCAATATCTTTACAATGATAGGTATTATTATTGGGATAGCGGCAGTAATAACGATTATGTCTTTGGGTAATGGATTTAAGGAAACGACAACAAAGGAATTTGAAGATTCTGGGGCTGCTCAAAATATTGCTACAATTAGTTTTATGACTGAGGATGGAGAAGATACAAAAGAGAATCCTTTTAAACAAGAAGATTTAAGTTTAGTAAAACAAATAGAAGGCGTTTCAGAAGCTAAATTGAAAGTTGATAAGGACGAAAGTTATAGTGCAAAAATGACGAATCCTCAACATATAGGTGAAGTAAATATTAAAAAAAAGGACAAGGCTTTAGTAAAGAGGATAATGATCTATTCAAGAAAGTTGTCATTATAAGTAAGGATATTGCGAAAAATATCTTTAAACATCATGCAATAGGAAAGATTATTTTTATAGAAAATCAAGGGTTTGAAGTTGTAGGTATTGAAAGTGACCCGATGGATGAAGCTTTAATTCAAATGCCTAGCCAAACTTTTAATAGATATTTGGTGAACCTTAACCAAGCAATGCAAACCCTACAAATAACTGTTACAGATGGTTCTTCTAAAAAAGAGATTGCTAATCAAGTAGTTAAACAATTAAATAAAAAGGGGTCTGGAAGCGGAAATGGTAGCTACAGTTATAATGATACTGAAGACATGTTAAAAGGTATTGGTAAAGTGTTTGACGCAATTACATATTTTGTAGCCGCTGTCGCAGGTATTTCTCTGTTTATAGCTGGTATTGGTGTAATGAACGTCATGTATATTTCTGTATCAGAACGTACCGAAGAAATAGCAATAAGACGGGCTTTCGGAGCAAAAGCACGAGATATAGAGTTGCAATTTCTCATAGAAAGTGTGGTTCTATGTGTCTTAGGCGGAGTAATTGGTCTAACATTAGGAATAATATTCGCTTCACTTATTGATTTATTGACGCCAAAATATATTACAAGTGTGGTGAGTTTTAGTTCAATACTTATAGCGGTAGGTGTTTCCACACTCATAGGTATAATATTCGGATGGGTACCTGCACGTGCAGCTGCCAAAAAAGAACTTATCGATATTATCAAATAACTTTCTAACTAAAATTAAGCATTTTTAATGCCTAAAACTACCGCAATAGTTAAAATTACCACAAATAAAATGAATAAAGCGGCTAAACTCATTTACAATCACTCCTTTAACAAACTTTTGTTAGTTACATTAAAACATGAATATTTACAAATAAAAACAGACCTTACAGTTTTGTTAGTTTCGTTTATTAAAGAAATAATCTATTAAAAAGATAAATCCAAAAACACCAATAATAATTAAAAGGATATAAAGGATTAAAGACACAATTAATTCCTCCATATAAAAGATTTGTAGTTAAATTTTAACACAATAGTTTATACAATAAATATTGTGGTATAATTAGTTTTACAAAACCTATTGCATTTAGCTCAAAAGAAATAGAATTCGAATAGTTAATTGCACTCAAGGTTCATTTTAATAAAGGGGAATTATTTATGACTCAAGAAAAGAAACAGAAATCAACTTTAATTATCATGATAATTACTTTAATTCTTTCATTTGTGAATCTCATACTAAATATCATTTAAAAACTTTTGATATAAAATCGGAGATTCATATTGATTAATTGGGATTTTTACTTTTAGTAAATAGGGCTGAGATTTTTGGATAAAACAGATAAGATACTAACGATAATAAGTATTGTTACTAATATTTTAGCAACGATATTTCTAATGAGAAGTGTAATAAAAAAATTAAAAATAATTAAGAAAAACTAAAAAGTTAAAAACAACGGACAAAGGTAATTTGGGTAAATACCTCTAAACTATTACAAGTTTGATGGAAGTAATAAAAAGTTTTTTAATTCATAAATACATTGGAGTTAGTCATAATGCACTAGCTTCAATTAGAAATGGTAGTCGAGATATGATAATCAAAAATTAAGAACAACCGAAAAATTATATGAATATGCGAGGAACCACCTAAACGACTAGGTGGTTATTTTTGTGTCATGCACGTGACAAAGATATGTGAATTTAGTTGTATTTTATTAGGCTTAGTTAGTAAATAAAAAAGCTGAATCCCTTTAGTTATGGGGTTTCAGCTAATATAGGAAACTTATAAACGTCCTGGGAGGGATTCGAACCCCCGACCGATGGCTTAGAAGGCCATTGCTCTATCCAGCTGAGCTACCAGGACATGATTTTTTAACACAAATATTATTATATCTAAACTAGCTTTATAAAGCAATACTATGAGATTCAAAAATATATATGATTTTTCACTATTTTGGTGTTTTTATCATCATTTTGATAAAATACTCCTGTAAAGGTCTTTATCTGTATATGAAATTATTTGAATATATGCGACGGTTTAATATAAAATGATATGAAATTACCCCGTTTTACTATTGTTTGACGTGGGTAAATGATAAAAAATTCTTTATAGGAGGTTATTTTAAGTGAATAAAGACGATGTGAAAAAGCAAGTTGATAAATATGTCGAAAACGGGAAACTTGAGCAAGGATTAAATAAAGTTAATGATCAAGTTAAAAAGAAAAAAGGTAAAGATTATTCAAAATACATCGATAAAGCAATGGGGTTCTTGAAAAAGAACAGTAAATCAAATTCAGATAAAGAATCGTAAAAGTTATATAACTTTAATGATATGAAAGACGTTTTGTTACTTTGCTAGTTCAATATTCACTGAACCACCCAGGGCAATATTAGGTGGTTTTATTAATATATAAATACTTTAATTAAAATTTAGAAAATTGCAAAAACAAAGAATATTTGAGTGTATTTTAATTTAATGTGGGAAGTTAAATTAAAAAATAAATTACTAACTCATTTCGGATTTGTAAATTGCTTAAAGTAAGAAGGGAAGTTACAATTGGAAAAATTATTGTCAATTATTGTACCGGTCTACAATAAGGAATTGTTTTTAAAAAATTGTATTGAATCAATTAATAATTTAAATATAGATAAAAACCAAATAGAAGCGATATTTGTTGATGACTGTTCAAATGATAAATCACAACAAATAATTAAATCATATTTAAATAAATATGACTTTTTAAAATTAGTGATCATGGAAGTAAATACAGGTAGTCCTGCAGTACCGAGAAATATTGGTATAAACGATGCACAAGGTAAATATATTACCTTCCTCGATGCAGATGATTGGCTTGATGAAACTGGATTACCAAAATTAGTTAAACAGGCACAAGCAAATGATGCAGATGTGGCTTTTGGCCACAGTATCAAACATACTGAAAAAGCAGTGACGAAGTTAGGAAGATTTACTTCGTATAAAGAAGCAAATCATCTCGTTCCATATGAGATTAATAAAATATTCAGAGCGGTAGGGCCTCCTGGAAAAATTATAAAAACAGATATATTGAAACAAAATCATATTCAGTTTCAACATTATAAATTTGGAGAAGATAAGCTATTTTTTATCGAAGCAATCTCAAAGTGTCGAAACGCTTCTATGAATCCAATGCCTGTATATCATGTCAATCGCTTTAGTCAAAATGAATCACTTGTAGGTGAAACAAGTATTATAGAAAAAACAGAATGTAACTTGGAAATATTGGAAGAAGTGTTGAAATTATCTTTACCAAAATCTACTGAGTTTCAAGCTTTAAGCAGAATTATAGAAGTCGATTTTATAGCAAGACTGTTTAATAGGAAAAGATTTTTAAAACATCCAAATAAGGAAATATTTTATCAACTTTTTGATGAAATGCTAGCTATCCTAGATAGATATAATAAAAACGGTAAGAACTATATAACAGCTGATAAATATAAAAATATTTATCAATTCCTTATAAACAAGGAATATGACTTGTTACATGATTACGTAAAATTGTTAACAAAAGGTGGGAATGCTAATAAGTTTGTAAAAGATAATCAAATTTATTTTGCGATGCCTGAACATTTACGTCATTGTATACCAGTTAAAGAAGAAATGTTTGCAGTATATGAGGGTACACATTTTATAGATCATTCTCTAAAAGAAGTAATAAGGATTTATAAAAATAGCCAAGTTCATATAAATAAAGTTGTATTAATGGAACTTTATAATGAACCAAATGAACAAGAAATTCCATATACACAAGAAGGAAACTATATTTATTTAGATTCTGAGACACTCAGTCAATGTGATTTTGATTTTAATATTAATATTATTCACGATGAGTATAAACCATGTATTGTTAATATGAATATGCCTAATGCAAGTAAAAATACTAAACTGAAAAGACAAAAGTTTAAGGCAGAGTTTTTAAATAAACAAAAAACAAAATCTAAAAAACCTGCTCAATATTTTAAATATCAACCATTAAAAGTTAAAGTTATTAAAAAAATATACCAATATAAAGATATAGAGTTTAAACATAGAACGAATCACGAAGTAAATATTGGCGATACTGTTAATATAGTTGATACTGAATTTACTAAAAAAGGCATTCCTAGACTTATAACAGAAGATGGATTAGTCATTACTGCAAATAAAGCATTCGTCGATGAAGTTATTAATTAAACCTTTCAACACATTTATATACGCCTAACTGTTCTTCTATAACAGTTAGGCGTCAATTTATGTATTCAAAGTTACGCCAAACCTCGAGTTAATGGGGATAAAATTAAAGATTTTTGCACTTTTTATATTAAATGTATAAAAAATGTTTAATCCATTAACTTAAAAGGTATGAAGAAAATGAAAGCGATTACTTATCATATAAAACCTTCTCAACACTCTTTTTAATAAATCAAATTACTTACAATTTGGTAAACCACACGAAAAACCACTCGAAATAGCCGATTATATCTAGAAAAACATATCAAACCTTATATTAATCTGAAAATTATGACGATATTTACAATCACGCAAAATTCAATTAATAATTCGTTAA comes from the Staphylococcus hsinchuensis genome and includes:
- a CDS encoding ABC transporter ATP-binding protein; translated protein: MINLKNINRFFQNGSEQKHILKDVNLHIQEGEFIAIMGPSGSGKSTLINIIGLIDRGYEGDYIFNGENYKTGTDNQLAEIRNKTVGFVFQNFKLIQNNTIYENVCIPLMYSGHNVQKFHAQVIQTLNDVGLVEKEHLVPNKLSGGQQQRVAIARAIINRPKFIIADEPTGALDSKTSKDIIDLFIKLNKLYRTTIILITHDRAVAEKANRIIHIHDGQIQREEVVG
- a CDS encoding glycosyltransferase family 2 protein, which encodes MEKLLSIIVPVYNKELFLKNCIESINNLNIDKNQIEAIFVDDCSNDKSQQIIKSYLNKYDFLKLVIMEVNTGSPAVPRNIGINDAQGKYITFLDADDWLDETGLPKLVKQAQANDADVAFGHSIKHTEKAVTKLGRFTSYKEANHLVPYEINKIFRAVGPPGKIIKTDILKQNHIQFQHYKFGEDKLFFIEAISKCRNASMNPMPVYHVNRFSQNESLVGETSIIEKTECNLEILEEVLKLSLPKSTEFQALSRIIEVDFIARLFNRKRFLKHPNKEIFYQLFDEMLAILDRYNKNGKNYITADKYKNIYQFLINKEYDLLHDYVKLLTKGGNANKFVKDNQIYFAMPEHLRHCIPVKEEMFAVYEGTHFIDHSLKEVIRIYKNSQVHINKVVLMELYNEPNEQEIPYTQEGNYIYLDSETLSQCDFDFNINIIHDEYKPCIVNMNMPNASKNTKLKRQKFKAEFLNKQKTKSKKPAQYFKYQPLKVKVIKKIYQYKDIEFKHRTNHEVNIGDTVNIVDTEFTKKGIPRLITEDGLVITANKAFVDEVIN